A genome region from Sphingorhabdus sp. SMR4y includes the following:
- the guaB gene encoding IMP dehydrogenase codes for MSRSGKHKEIRLGLTFDDVLLQPAASEIVPSQANTKTQLSKLIGLNIPILSSAMDTVTESDMAIVMAQMGGIGVLHRNLTVEQQIAAVRQVKRFESGMVVNPITISPDATLAEAQATMEQNRISGIPVVEKSGKLVGILTNRDVRFAENPKQPVSELMTKDNLATVPAGVSQEEARRTLHQRRIEKLLVVDNDYRCVGLITVKDIEKAVTYPNATKDESGRLRVAAASTVGESGIERTQALIEAECDLIVIDTAHGHSAMVARAVEEVKKRSNGAQIIAGNVATAAATRALIDAGADGIKVGIGPGSICTTRVVAGVGVPQLTAIMDCAEEAEKSGIPVIADGGLRTSGDVAKALAAGASAVMIGSLLAGTEEAPGETFLYQGRAYKSYRGMGSVGAMARGSADRYFQQDIKDQMKLVPEGIEGQVPFKGPARDVIHQLVGGVKAAMGYTGSATLEDLRERAEFVRITNAGLQESHVHDVAITREAPNYPTR; via the coding sequence ATGAGCAGGTCAGGCAAGCATAAAGAAATTCGGTTGGGACTGACCTTTGACGATGTCCTGCTGCAGCCTGCGGCGTCCGAGATTGTGCCCAGCCAGGCAAATACCAAAACCCAGCTGTCCAAGCTTATCGGGCTGAATATCCCGATCCTGTCCTCCGCCATGGATACGGTGACCGAGTCGGATATGGCGATTGTCATGGCGCAGATGGGCGGAATCGGCGTGTTGCATCGCAATCTGACTGTGGAACAGCAAATCGCCGCAGTGCGGCAGGTTAAACGGTTTGAATCCGGCATGGTGGTCAATCCGATCACCATCTCGCCGGATGCCACATTGGCCGAAGCGCAGGCGACGATGGAGCAGAACCGGATTTCCGGCATTCCGGTGGTCGAAAAATCGGGCAAGCTGGTGGGCATATTGACCAACCGCGATGTCCGCTTTGCCGAAAACCCGAAACAGCCGGTTTCGGAATTGATGACAAAGGACAATCTGGCCACGGTTCCGGCGGGTGTCAGCCAGGAAGAGGCGCGGCGGACGCTGCACCAGCGGCGGATCGAGAAACTTCTCGTCGTCGACAATGATTATCGCTGCGTCGGGCTGATTACGGTCAAGGATATCGAGAAAGCCGTTACCTATCCCAATGCGACCAAGGACGAATCCGGCCGGCTGCGGGTCGCTGCGGCTTCGACCGTGGGCGAGAGCGGGATCGAGCGGACCCAGGCCCTGATCGAGGCGGAATGCGATCTGATCGTGATCGATACCGCGCACGGCCACAGCGCCATGGTTGCGCGGGCTGTCGAGGAAGTGAAAAAGCGGTCGAACGGAGCCCAGATCATCGCCGGCAATGTGGCGACGGCCGCGGCCACGCGCGCCCTGATCGATGCGGGCGCGGACGGCATCAAGGTTGGTATCGGACCCGGTTCGATCTGCACCACGCGGGTGGTTGCCGGTGTTGGTGTTCCGCAGCTGACCGCGATCATGGATTGTGCGGAAGAAGCGGAAAAGTCCGGTATTCCGGTGATCGCCGACGGCGGATTGCGGACTTCGGGCGATGTTGCCAAGGCGCTGGCCGCGGGCGCTTCGGCGGTGATGATCGGATCGTTGCTCGCCGGAACCGAAGAGGCTCCGGGCGAGACGTTCCTCTATCAGGGCCGGGCTTATAAAAGCTATCGCGGCATGGGATCGGTCGGCGCCATGGCGCGCGGATCGGCGGACCGCTATTTCCAGCAGGATATCAAGGACCAGATGAAACTGGTGCCGGAAGGCATCGAGGGGCAGGTGCCGTTCAAGGGGCCGGCGCGCGATGTCATCCATCAGCTGGTTGGCGGCGTGAAGGCGGCCATGGGTTATACCGGCTCGGCGACGCTTGAGGATTTGCGCGAACGGGCCGAATTTGTCCGGATCACCAATGCCGGTCTGCAGGAAAGCCATGTCCATGATGTCGCCATCACCCGGGAAGCACCCAATTATCCGACGCGGTAA
- a CDS encoding M28 family peptidase, whose translation MRFVVVLLFAGLVFTGAARAQPINEADMLRHIEILAGDGFEGREPGTTGENKTVNYIASQWSAAGLKAAGEKGSWYAPVPLVERTPQSDRLYVADRRSRKTVRVAQDEIILRSRDASFRKRDMPLAFAGYADTGSGRGGASVAGKLVFLPRNPPEADAELPDYRDRKLQLIREGAEGVIGIVTDEGLWPRYFRAFQRGTTALADPENHAPVEGLIRYDQFRKLVRSSGLDAETLLFESGKVGSLELDLRADAVIETAVRFYISHNVIGKIPGTDPANGALLFLGHWDHFGICRAEEPKEPERDRICNGAVDNASGISLLIETARRLSGEQRDRDIYFLATTAEEKGLLGARAFVRNPPVALENFKAVFNADTIALSDNRTKIAVIGLGETILDRDIEIVAMQEGREIDRSGMADAYLERQDGYVFLERGIPAYMITSAFADEERLTAFINGPYHDVSDEVNDSLLLAGATADANFHVALGRYFASTATYPGKASSGEPDN comes from the coding sequence ATGCGTTTTGTCGTTGTTCTGCTTTTTGCCGGCCTTGTCTTTACCGGAGCGGCCCGCGCGCAGCCGATAAACGAAGCCGATATGTTACGGCATATCGAGATACTGGCGGGGGATGGCTTCGAGGGGCGCGAGCCGGGCACGACGGGAGAAAACAAGACCGTCAATTATATCGCCAGCCAATGGTCGGCGGCGGGCCTGAAAGCGGCGGGAGAAAAGGGCTCCTGGTACGCGCCGGTGCCGCTTGTCGAGCGCACGCCGCAAAGCGATCGCCTCTATGTCGCCGATCGCCGTTCCCGAAAGACCGTGCGCGTGGCGCAGGATGAGATCATCCTGCGCAGCCGCGATGCGTCGTTTCGCAAACGGGATATGCCGCTGGCGTTCGCCGGCTACGCCGACACCGGTTCCGGGCGTGGCGGCGCTTCGGTCGCCGGGAAGCTGGTATTTTTGCCCCGCAACCCGCCAGAGGCCGACGCGGAACTGCCGGACTATCGCGACCGCAAGTTGCAGCTGATCCGTGAGGGTGCAGAGGGGGTGATCGGCATTGTCACAGACGAGGGGCTCTGGCCGAGATATTTCCGGGCATTCCAGCGCGGGACGACTGCTCTGGCTGATCCCGAAAACCACGCGCCGGTCGAAGGTTTGATCCGCTACGATCAGTTCAGGAAGCTGGTCCGGTCATCCGGGCTGGATGCCGAAACGCTGCTTTTCGAAAGCGGCAAGGTTGGCAGCCTGGAACTCGACCTGCGCGCAGATGCGGTGATCGAAACCGCTGTCCGCTTCTATATATCGCATAATGTCATCGGAAAGATCCCCGGCACCGATCCGGCGAACGGTGCTCTGTTGTTTCTGGGGCACTGGGACCATTTTGGCATTTGTCGGGCTGAAGAGCCGAAGGAGCCGGAGCGCGACCGGATTTGCAACGGCGCGGTCGACAATGCCAGTGGCATATCGCTGCTGATCGAAACGGCCAGGCGTTTGTCCGGCGAGCAGCGGGATCGCGATATCTATTTCCTTGCCACGACCGCCGAGGAGAAAGGTCTGTTGGGGGCCCGGGCCTTTGTCCGGAACCCGCCGGTCGCGCTCGAGAATTTCAAAGCCGTTTTCAATGCGGATACGATCGCCCTGTCTGACAATCGTACGAAAATTGCCGTAATCGGGCTGGGCGAAACCATATTGGACCGGGATATCGAGATTGTCGCAATGCAAGAAGGGCGCGAAATCGACCGCAGCGGCATGGCGGACGCCTATCTCGAACGGCAGGACGGCTACGTTTTTCTGGAACGTGGCATTCCTGCCTACATGATCACCAGTGCCTTTGCCGACGAAGAGCGGCTGACAGCCTTTATCAACGGGCCTTATCATGATGTTAGCGATGAAGTGAACGACAGCCTGTTGCTGGCGGGAGCGACTGCGGACGCCAATTTCCACGTCGCGCTGGGCCGTTATTTTGCCTCGACGGCGACATATCCGGGAAAAGCCTCTAGCGGCGAGCCGGATAACTGA
- a CDS encoding SPFH domain-containing protein codes for MDVSLLLLVLLVTIIYLFASIKIVRQGYHYTIEYFGRFTTIAQPGFNFYPAFLYRVGRKVNMMEQVLDIPGQEIITKDNAMISTDGVVFFQVLEAAKAAYEVNDLYNAILNLVTTNLRTVMGSMDLDETLSKRDEINARLLTVIDDATTPWGIKITRVEIKDIRPPQDIVNAMARQMKAEREKRANILDAEGARASEILRSEGEKQGQILQAEGRKESAFLDAEAREREAQAEAKATQMVSEAIAGGNAQAINYFIAQDYVKAVEKFATSPNAKTILFPVEATQLIGSLGGIGALAKEALGEDGHAITPPPRRKGPFDNQDQ; via the coding sequence ATGGACGTTTCACTGTTGTTATTGGTGCTGCTGGTCACCATCATCTATCTGTTCGCAAGTATCAAGATCGTCCGGCAAGGCTATCACTATACGATCGAATATTTTGGTCGGTTCACGACAATCGCCCAGCCGGGGTTCAACTTCTATCCGGCATTTCTCTATCGGGTCGGCCGCAAGGTCAACATGATGGAACAGGTGCTGGACATTCCGGGACAGGAAATCATCACCAAGGACAATGCGATGATCTCCACCGACGGCGTGGTATTCTTCCAGGTACTCGAAGCGGCCAAGGCCGCCTATGAAGTCAATGATCTGTACAACGCGATCCTCAATCTCGTCACCACCAATCTGCGCACGGTCATGGGCTCGATGGATCTCGACGAGACCTTGTCAAAACGGGACGAAATCAACGCACGGCTGCTGACCGTGATCGACGATGCCACAACGCCCTGGGGGATCAAGATCACCCGTGTCGAGATCAAGGACATCCGTCCGCCGCAGGATATCGTCAATGCGATGGCGCGGCAAATGAAGGCCGAGCGCGAGAAACGCGCCAATATCCTCGACGCAGAAGGTGCCCGGGCCTCCGAAATCCTCCGCTCGGAAGGCGAGAAACAGGGTCAGATCCTGCAGGCAGAAGGCCGCAAGGAATCGGCCTTCCTCGATGCCGAAGCGCGCGAACGGGAAGCCCAGGCCGAAGCAAAAGCGACCCAGATGGTGTCCGAAGCCATAGCCGGGGGCAACGCGCAGGCGATCAATTATTTTATCGCCCAGGACTATGTGAAGGCGGTTGAAAAATTTGCCACCTCGCCAAATGCAAAAACCATATTATTCCCGGTAGAGGCGACCCAGCTGATCGGATCACTCGGCGGCATCGGCGCGCTTGCCAAGGAGGCACTGGGCGAAGACGGGCACGCCATCACGCCCCCGCCCCGGCGCAAGGGCCCGTTTGACAATCAGGATCAGTGA
- a CDS encoding NfeD family protein translates to MDDITLNNPEYLWLGLAALLALAELFVPGVFLIWVAAAAAVTGVLSLFIDMTFAGQLTVFGLATVAAVLGGRRWYLTHKVESENPLLNNRSAQLVGKTVTIVEAVSATSGRAKVADGVWPATGPDLKKGTVARIAAVEGGVLRLEALESPVQQDTKPIS, encoded by the coding sequence ATGGATGATATCACACTGAATAACCCGGAATATCTCTGGCTGGGATTGGCCGCCTTGCTCGCACTCGCCGAATTGTTCGTGCCCGGCGTCTTCCTGATCTGGGTGGCGGCGGCCGCGGCGGTGACTGGAGTCCTGTCGCTTTTCATCGACATGACTTTTGCCGGTCAGCTCACGGTATTCGGCCTTGCCACCGTCGCCGCTGTGCTCGGAGGACGGCGCTGGTACCTGACGCATAAGGTCGAGAGCGAAAATCCGCTGCTCAACAATCGCTCGGCGCAGCTGGTCGGCAAAACCGTGACTATAGTCGAGGCGGTTTCAGCAACCAGCGGGCGCGCAAAAGTGGCCGATGGCGTATGGCCGGCAACAGGCCCGGACCTTAAAAAGGGCACGGTTGCCAGGATTGCCGCGGTAGAAGGTGGGGTCCTGCGGCTGGAAGCACTGGAGAGTCCCGTTCAACAGGACACCAAGCCTATTTCCTGA
- a CDS encoding DUF937 domain-containing protein has translation MNIMDALQQSGGIGTMAKELGINESVAEAGAAALLPAILGGFKKTTQAQPSGLDGLGGLLGQLGGGGLLDSVLGTEPTPVSKGNEVLGQIFGSKEVSRTVAAGAEQQTGISSDLLKKMLPVVAMMVAGYMAKQSGGGAGGTSNGGGLGGLIGGLLGGGNNASSGGMGGIGSLLDLNGDGNPLDDIIGMAGKLVR, from the coding sequence ATGAATATCATGGATGCGTTGCAACAGTCGGGCGGCATCGGAACAATGGCCAAGGAATTGGGTATCAATGAAAGCGTTGCCGAGGCTGGCGCTGCGGCATTGTTGCCCGCCATATTGGGTGGTTTCAAGAAAACGACACAGGCCCAGCCAAGCGGTCTGGACGGTCTCGGCGGGTTGCTCGGCCAGCTTGGCGGCGGCGGCTTGCTCGATAGCGTGCTCGGCACGGAGCCGACCCCGGTGAGCAAGGGCAATGAAGTGCTCGGCCAGATTTTCGGTTCCAAGGAAGTCAGCCGCACCGTTGCCGCAGGGGCGGAGCAACAGACCGGGATCAGCAGCGACCTGCTGAAGAAAATGCTGCCGGTCGTGGCGATGATGGTCGCCGGCTATATGGCCAAGCAAAGCGGCGGTGGTGCTGGTGGAACCAGCAATGGTGGCGGTCTTGGTGGACTGATCGGCGGTTTGCTGGGCGGCGGCAATAATGCGTCTTCGGGGGGAATGGGTGGCATCGGTTCGCTGCTCGACCTGAACGGGGACGGCAATCCGCTGGATGATATTATCGGAATGGCCGGCAAGCTGGTCCGCTAG
- a CDS encoding DUF3597 domain-containing protein: MSIFGKIKNAIFGGEAKAAEPEAKTAAKPAAAAPAERAAISEVDVASRLDNIPGSDKLNWRTSIVDLMKLVQIDASYGNRKELAQELGNSDYSGSAEDNILLHKQVMNKIAAAGGIVPADLKD; encoded by the coding sequence ATGAGTATTTTCGGAAAAATCAAGAACGCGATCTTTGGCGGTGAAGCCAAGGCAGCAGAACCCGAAGCCAAAACGGCGGCCAAACCCGCCGCAGCCGCTCCGGCCGAGCGGGCAGCGATCAGCGAAGTCGACGTGGCCTCGCGGCTCGACAATATTCCGGGGTCGGACAAGCTCAACTGGCGCACCTCGATCGTCGACCTGATGAAGCTGGTCCAGATTGACGCCAGCTATGGCAACCGCAAGGAACTCGCGCAGGAACTCGGCAACAGCGACTATAGCGGGTCGGCCGAGGACAATATCCTGCTGCACAAGCAGGTCATGAACAAGATTGCGGCCGCCGGCGGTATCGTTCCGGCCGATCTCAAAGACTAA
- a CDS encoding uracil-DNA glycosylase produces the protein MSDHGPLAFAPLPAAEAPRGCRRCPRLVGLRKSLRKKHPDWWNAPVPAFGDPEAWLAIVGLAPGTEGANRTGRPFTGDASGETLFATLTKYDFVDGEFANDPSDGISLNGAIILNAVKCLPPENKPTGAEINNCRDYLKKPIRALPRLRVLVALGKIAHDSIIRMEGLRLADHKFAHGAKHSLSGSRVLIDSYHCSRYNLNTGRLTVAMFDDIFDLAIDRRPDQ, from the coding sequence GTGAGCGATCATGGCCCCCTTGCTTTTGCCCCTCTTCCCGCTGCGGAAGCGCCAAGAGGCTGCCGCCGCTGTCCGCGTCTGGTCGGCCTGCGCAAAAGCCTGCGCAAGAAACATCCGGACTGGTGGAACGCGCCCGTCCCCGCCTTTGGCGATCCCGAGGCATGGCTGGCCATTGTAGGCCTCGCGCCGGGCACCGAGGGCGCGAACCGCACCGGCAGGCCCTTTACCGGGGACGCCTCGGGCGAAACGCTGTTCGCCACCCTCACCAAATATGATTTTGTGGACGGCGAATTCGCCAATGATCCCTCCGACGGTATCTCACTCAACGGCGCCATCATCCTCAACGCGGTCAAATGCCTGCCGCCGGAAAACAAACCGACCGGGGCGGAAATCAACAATTGCCGGGACTATCTCAAAAAACCCATCCGCGCCCTGCCCCGGCTGCGGGTCCTAGTGGCGCTGGGCAAAATCGCCCATGACAGCATCATTCGGATGGAGGGCCTGAGACTGGCGGACCACAAGTTCGCCCATGGCGCAAAGCATTCTCTCTCCGGTAGCCGTGTTCTTATCGATAGCTATCACTGCAGCCGCTATAATCTGAATACCGGACGGTTGACCGTGGCGATGTTTGACGATATTTTTGATCTGGCCATCGATAGACGGCCCGATCAATAA
- a CDS encoding L,D-transpeptidase family protein translates to MRVRIWLHGLVAAFILAMTAISAPSFGQSDFIIEYESGSSATSPRTAAPQEPRSPFAVEHYIELDRPLDFGEHFWDESFARASGARGSAQIVVDLEAEQLYVYRAGIEIARTRITRGWEEYDTPTGVFPILEKDADHYSSTYDNAPMPYNLRLTWKGVAIHGAEVDSVSATHGCIGVPLEFARKLFANVRKGDKVLVTRNWRPEVY, encoded by the coding sequence ATGCGCGTCCGGATTTGGCTTCATGGTCTGGTTGCTGCCTTCATTCTTGCCATGACCGCCATATCTGCGCCGTCCTTCGGCCAGAGTGATTTTATCATCGAATATGAGTCAGGGAGTTCAGCGACTTCTCCACGCACTGCCGCGCCGCAGGAACCGCGCTCGCCATTCGCGGTGGAGCATTATATCGAACTCGACCGGCCGCTCGATTTTGGCGAGCATTTCTGGGACGAAAGCTTTGCCCGAGCGAGTGGAGCGCGCGGGTCGGCGCAGATCGTCGTCGATCTGGAGGCGGAGCAGCTCTACGTCTATCGCGCGGGTATCGAGATTGCCCGCACCAGGATCACCCGCGGCTGGGAGGAATATGACACGCCCACCGGCGTTTTTCCGATCCTCGAAAAAGACGCGGACCATTATAGCAGTACTTATGACAATGCTCCGATGCCTTATAATTTGCGGCTTACCTGGAAGGGGGTCGCGATCCATGGCGCGGAGGTCGACAGTGTCTCGGCAACCCACGGTTGCATCGGAGTGCCACTGGAATTTGCGCGCAAGCTGTTTGCCAATGTCCGCAAGGGCGACAAGGTGCTGGTGACGCGGAATTGGCGACCGGAGGTTTATTGA
- the aguB gene encoding N-carbamoylputrescine amidase produces MTNISVAALQLPLGGDKQTNIFAVSGLVAEAAEQGAQIILPPELFAGPYFCKTEEEALFGLAQPLSESTPVLAMQKLAKQYGVAIPASFFERDGQHYYNSLAMIDPDGEIMGVYRKSHIPDGPGYEEKFYFRPGNTGFKVWDVFGTRIGVGICWDQWYPETARAMALMGAEILFYPTAIGSEPYDADLDTSRMWRRAMQGHAVSNCMPVVASNRIGLEDDQAFYGHSFITNEWGDLVAEYGSQETGVLTASLDLEQARKHRAGMGFFRDRRPELYGRLAEDI; encoded by the coding sequence ATGACCAATATAAGCGTAGCGGCCCTGCAGCTGCCCCTGGGCGGCGACAAACAGACGAATATCTTTGCCGTCAGTGGCCTTGTCGCCGAAGCGGCGGAACAGGGCGCGCAAATCATCCTGCCGCCGGAACTGTTTGCCGGCCCCTATTTCTGCAAGACCGAGGAAGAAGCGCTGTTTGGCCTAGCCCAGCCGCTGAGCGAAAGCACGCCGGTGCTGGCGATGCAGAAGCTCGCCAAGCAATATGGCGTCGCCATTCCGGCGAGTTTTTTCGAACGCGACGGTCAGCATTATTATAATAGCCTCGCGATGATCGATCCCGACGGGGAGATCATGGGGGTCTATCGCAAGAGCCATATTCCCGACGGTCCCGGCTATGAGGAGAAATTTTATTTCCGCCCCGGCAATACGGGATTCAAGGTCTGGGACGTGTTCGGTACGCGGATCGGCGTCGGTATCTGCTGGGACCAATGGTATCCGGAAACCGCGCGGGCGATGGCGCTGATGGGTGCGGAAATTCTATTCTATCCCACGGCAATCGGCTCAGAACCCTATGACGCCGACCTCGACACCAGCCGCATGTGGCGACGGGCGATGCAGGGCCATGCGGTAAGCAACTGTATGCCGGTGGTGGCCAGCAACCGCATCGGTTTGGAAGACGACCAGGCGTTTTACGGCCACAGTTTCATCACCAATGAATGGGGCGATCTGGTGGCTGAATATGGCTCGCAGGAGACAGGCGTGCTGACGGCATCGCTTGATCTCGAACAGGCCCGCAAGCACCGCGCCGGCATGGGGTTTTTCCGGGACCGCCGACCGGAGCTTTATGGGCGGCTGGCCGAGGATATATAG
- a CDS encoding class I SAM-dependent methyltransferase, which produces MKTLLMASAALAMLGATAPATANDHGKESTAMTDASLQAVLDHERRADDKARDVYRHPAETLAFFGVTPDQTVAEYAPGGGWYTKILAPYLAEKGQYIGVNFDPAPLPFPEDRKTAMAKWGAEFPTKVAEMTGLPADKFKGLTTGEISDELAGSVDFVLIPRMMHNLMRWNVADSEIKALRRLLKEDGTIGIVQHRAKDDAPFSYADGGRGYLRTDTVVNFMEAHGFELVKQSEVNANPKDSADYPKGVWTLPPRFAEGDADKAKYEAIGESDRMTLLFKKLP; this is translated from the coding sequence ATGAAGACATTACTGATGGCAAGCGCGGCGCTGGCGATGCTGGGCGCCACTGCTCCGGCTACCGCCAATGATCACGGGAAAGAGAGCACCGCCATGACGGATGCAAGCCTGCAGGCGGTTCTGGATCATGAGCGGCGCGCGGACGACAAGGCCCGTGATGTCTATCGGCACCCGGCCGAGACGCTCGCTTTTTTTGGCGTCACACCGGATCAGACGGTCGCGGAATATGCGCCGGGCGGCGGCTGGTACACGAAAATCCTCGCGCCCTATCTGGCCGAAAAAGGGCAGTATATCGGAGTGAATTTTGATCCGGCCCCGCTTCCTTTTCCGGAAGATCGCAAGACTGCAATGGCCAAATGGGGGGCTGAATTCCCGACCAAAGTTGCCGAGATGACCGGGCTTCCGGCAGACAAATTCAAGGGCCTGACCACGGGCGAAATTAGCGATGAACTGGCGGGCAGCGTCGATTTTGTCTTGATCCCGCGGATGATGCACAATCTGATGCGCTGGAATGTCGCCGACAGCGAGATCAAGGCGCTGCGCAGATTGCTGAAAGAGGATGGCACGATCGGCATCGTCCAGCACCGGGCCAAGGATGATGCTCCGTTCAGCTATGCCGACGGCGGTCGCGGTTATCTCCGGACCGATACGGTTGTGAATTTCATGGAAGCCCATGGCTTTGAACTGGTCAAGCAGTCCGAGGTGAACGCCAATCCAAAGGATAGCGCGGATTACCCCAAAGGCGTCTGGACCTTGCCGCCGCGCTTTGCCGAGGGTGATGCCGACAAAGCGAAATATGAAGCGATCGGCGAATCCGACCGGATGACATTATTGTTTAAGAAGCTTCCCTAA
- a CDS encoding FMN-binding glutamate synthase family protein, producing MTDGILGVLSALTYIFVLLLGLGLAAMVVMFIIDVNQKQDAVRRNYPVIGRFRHIFSELGEFFRQYFFAMDREEMPFNRAEREWVERAGKGLDNTIAFGSTKSLDPPGTAIFVNVPFPTLESDAAETTTCTIGPYSRHPYETRSFFNISAMSFGALSVPAVQALSHGAKLAGCWLNTGEGGLSPFHLEGGCDIVFQIGTAKYGVRDTDGSLSDEKLRAVAAHEQVRMFEIKLSQGAKPGKGGILPGEKVNRMIAEIRGITEGQPSISPNRHPEVNSVDDLLDFIHHVRDVTGKPTGIKAVVGAYGWLEDLCEAIHRRGIESAPDFFTLDGGDGGTGAAPMPLMDNVGLQLKESLPMLSDIFHRYGLRDRIKIIASGKRITPSSAAWAICAGADFVNTARGFMFSLGCIQSLKCNMNTCPTGVTTHNPRLQRGLDPQDKKVKVANYCKNIVHEVEVIAHSCGVDEPRKLSRKHVRIVQDTGKSVPYDELYPRPEILPQYRASMEKAR from the coding sequence ATGACCGACGGCATATTGGGCGTATTGAGCGCGCTGACCTATATTTTCGTCCTTCTGCTCGGGCTGGGACTGGCCGCTATGGTCGTCATGTTCATCATCGACGTCAACCAGAAGCAGGATGCGGTGCGCCGCAACTATCCGGTTATTGGCCGGTTCCGGCATATATTCTCTGAACTCGGCGAGTTCTTCCGGCAATATTTCTTCGCCATGGACCGCGAGGAAATGCCGTTCAACCGGGCCGAGCGGGAATGGGTCGAGCGGGCGGGCAAGGGACTGGACAATACGATTGCCTTCGGATCGACGAAAAGTCTTGATCCACCGGGCACGGCGATTTTCGTCAACGTTCCGTTTCCTACGCTGGAAAGCGATGCGGCGGAAACCACGACCTGCACGATCGGGCCGTATTCGCGACATCCGTACGAGACCAGATCCTTCTTCAATATTTCCGCAATGAGTTTTGGAGCCTTGTCGGTGCCCGCGGTCCAGGCCTTGTCGCATGGCGCGAAGCTGGCCGGATGTTGGCTGAACACCGGGGAGGGTGGTCTTTCGCCCTTCCATCTCGAAGGAGGGTGCGACATCGTCTTCCAGATCGGCACTGCGAAATATGGTGTGCGCGATACCGACGGCAGTCTGAGCGACGAGAAGCTGCGGGCGGTGGCGGCGCACGAGCAGGTCAGAATGTTCGAGATCAAATTGTCACAAGGGGCCAAACCGGGCAAGGGCGGAATATTGCCCGGCGAAAAAGTGAACCGGATGATAGCGGAAATCCGTGGCATCACCGAGGGGCAGCCGAGCATCTCGCCCAATCGTCATCCCGAAGTGAACAGCGTCGATGATCTGCTCGACTTCATCCATCATGTCCGGGATGTAACCGGCAAGCCGACCGGGATCAAGGCGGTGGTTGGCGCCTATGGCTGGCTGGAAGACTTGTGCGAGGCGATCCACAGGCGCGGGATAGAAAGCGCGCCGGATTTCTTCACGCTGGACGGTGGCGACGGCGGCACCGGTGCTGCCCCGATGCCGCTGATGGACAATGTCGGTTTGCAGCTGAAGGAAAGCCTGCCGATGCTGTCCGATATTTTTCACCGCTATGGGTTGCGCGACCGGATAAAGATTATTGCTTCGGGCAAGCGGATTACGCCGTCAAGCGCGGCATGGGCGATTTGTGCCGGCGCCGACTTCGTCAATACTGCGCGGGGTTTCATGTTCTCGCTCGGCTGTATCCAGTCGCTGAAATGCAACATGAACACCTGTCCGACCGGAGTGACCACGCATAACCCCCGGCTGCAGCGGGGTCTCGATCCGCAGGACAAGAAGGTGAAAGTGGCCAATTACTGCAAAAATATCGTGCACGAGGTCGAGGTGATTGCGCATAGCTGTGGCGTCGATGAACCACGCAAACTGAGCCGGAAACATGTCCGGATCGTGCAGGATACCGGAAAGTCCGTGCCTTATGATGAACTATATCCGCGGCCCGAGATCTTGCCGCAATATAGGGCATCTATGGAAAAGGCCCGTTAA